From the genome of Impatiens glandulifera chromosome 9, dImpGla2.1, whole genome shotgun sequence, one region includes:
- the LOC124914074 gene encoding U1 small nuclear ribonucleoprotein A isoform X1, protein MAGNGMHPYHQQWQPTAAPPPVAPSVIPPPHGHAPPLPMVNDELRTIFISGLPEDVKERELLNLLRWLPGYEASQVNFKGEHPMGFALFSSTQYALAAKDALQDMVFDTDLNSVLHTEMAKKNLFVKRGIVSDPPAYDQSKRMKIGGDYTHTGYPSPSPFHPPPTAVWAPHGYMAPAPPPYDPYGGYPVPPTMQMPAPMPAPSSYVPIQNTKDNPPCNTLFIGNLGENINEEELRGLFITQPGCKQMKILKQERHTVCFIEFDDVNSATNVHHSFQGAVIPSSGSVGMRIQFSKNPFGKRKTNNYGAAGPGNNGAPLQMTYQ, encoded by the exons ATGGCCGGAAACGGAATGCATCCTTACCATCAACAGTGGCAGCCCACTGCAGCTCCTCCCCCCGTCGCCCCTTCGGTCATTCCTCCTCCTCATGGTCATGCTCCTCCATTGCCTATGGTTAACGACGAG CTCCGCACAATCTTCATTTCGGGGCTTCCCGAGGATGTGAAGGAGAGAGAACTACTGAATCTGCTCAGATGGTTGCCTGGTTATGAGGCTTCACAAGTCAACTTTAAAGGGGAGCACCCCATGGGTTTTGCCCTTTTCTCTTCGACACAGTACGCTTTGGCTGCCAAGGATGCTCTTCAG GATATGGTTTTTGACACCGATTTGAATTCTGTGCTGCACACTGAGATGGCAAAGAAAAATCTTTTTGTTAAGAGGG GAATTGTATCTGATCCCCCTGCATATGATCAAAGTAAACGGATGAAAATTGGTGGTGATTATACTCATACTGGTTATCCAAGCCCATCTCCATTCCATCCTCCTCCAACAGCTGTATGGGCACCACATGG GTATATGGCTCCTGCTCCACCTCCGTATGACCCATATGGGGGCTATCCTGTACCACCAACAATGCAGATGCCTGCTCCTATGCCAGCACCAAGTAGTTATGTGCCCATTCAG AATACCAAGGATAATCCTCCTTGCAATACTCTATTTATTGGAAATCTTGGTGAAAACATTAATGAGGAAGAGTTGAGGGGCCTTTTTATCAC ACAACCTGGTTGTAAGCAGATGAAGATTTTAAAGCAGGAGAGGCACACTGTTTGCTTTATCGAGTTTGAT GATGTCAATAGTGCTACAAATGTGCACCATAGTTTTCAGGGAGCTGTTATCCCTAGTTCTGGTTCTGTCGGCATGCGCATACA ATTTTCGAAGAATCCATTTGGGAAGAGAAAGACCAATAACTATGGAGCTGCTGGACCTGGCAACAATGGAGCTCCACTACAGATGACTTATCAATAG
- the LOC124914074 gene encoding U1 small nuclear ribonucleoprotein A isoform X2: protein MAGNGMHPYHQQWQPTAAPPPVAPSVIPPPHGHAPPLPMVNDELRTIFISGLPEDVKERELLNLLRWLPGYEASQVNFKGEHPMGFALFSSTQYALAAKDALQDMVFDTDLNSVLHTEMAKKNLFVKRGIVSDPPAYDQSKRMKIGGDYTHTGYPSPSPFHPPPTAVWAPHGYMAPAPPPYDPYGGYPVPPTMQMPAPMPAPSSYVPIQNTKDNPPCNTLFIGNLGENINEEELRGLFITQPGCKQMKILKQERHTVCFIEFDDVNSATNVHHSFQGAVIPSSGSVGMRIQYSKNPFGKRKTNNYGAAGPGNNGAPLQMTYQ from the exons ATGGCCGGAAACGGAATGCATCCTTACCATCAACAGTGGCAGCCCACTGCAGCTCCTCCCCCCGTCGCCCCTTCGGTCATTCCTCCTCCTCATGGTCATGCTCCTCCATTGCCTATGGTTAACGACGAG CTCCGCACAATCTTCATTTCGGGGCTTCCCGAGGATGTGAAGGAGAGAGAACTACTGAATCTGCTCAGATGGTTGCCTGGTTATGAGGCTTCACAAGTCAACTTTAAAGGGGAGCACCCCATGGGTTTTGCCCTTTTCTCTTCGACACAGTACGCTTTGGCTGCCAAGGATGCTCTTCAG GATATGGTTTTTGACACCGATTTGAATTCTGTGCTGCACACTGAGATGGCAAAGAAAAATCTTTTTGTTAAGAGGG GAATTGTATCTGATCCCCCTGCATATGATCAAAGTAAACGGATGAAAATTGGTGGTGATTATACTCATACTGGTTATCCAAGCCCATCTCCATTCCATCCTCCTCCAACAGCTGTATGGGCACCACATGG GTATATGGCTCCTGCTCCACCTCCGTATGACCCATATGGGGGCTATCCTGTACCACCAACAATGCAGATGCCTGCTCCTATGCCAGCACCAAGTAGTTATGTGCCCATTCAG AATACCAAGGATAATCCTCCTTGCAATACTCTATTTATTGGAAATCTTGGTGAAAACATTAATGAGGAAGAGTTGAGGGGCCTTTTTATCAC ACAACCTGGTTGTAAGCAGATGAAGATTTTAAAGCAGGAGAGGCACACTGTTTGCTTTATCGAGTTTGAT GATGTCAATAGTGCTACAAATGTGCACCATAGTTTTCAGGGAGCTGTTATCCCTAGTTCTGGTTCTGTCGGCATGCGCATACAATAT TCGAAGAATCCATTTGGGAAGAGAAAGACCAATAACTATGGAGCTGCTGGACCTGGCAACAATGGAGCTCCACTACAGATGACTTATCAATAG